The stretch of DNA CAGCAAATATGTGTTTCTTCATGTCTTTATTTTTTATAGTTCAAATAATTTTGTAAAATTATCTATATCTAGATTACTAAAAAAGAAATTCGCAAAAAAATATCACCAAACTAACTAAATAATTGATTTTTAAGCCAAAATTTTACTATTCTCAGAAAAACTTAAAATAGTTTGATAAAATCTGATTTTAAGTTATAAAAATTATTGTTTTTTTGCTTACTTTTGAAACTCTCAACCCTTTAATGCAATTACTAAATGGAAAACAAAACTCTTAGTGATATTAAAATTAACTTAGTAGAACATTCTAAAATTAATGATATAGATTTTGAAAACTTAAGTTTTGGAAATGTTTTTACTGATCATATGTTAGTTTGTGATTATACAAACGGAGAATGGAATACTCCTGAAATTAAAGCGTATGCTCCATTTACTATAGAACCATCGGCAAGAGTTTTTCATTACGGTCAAGCAATTTTTGAAGGAATGAAAGCTTATAAAGACGAGCAAGATGATGTGTGGCTTTTTAGACCCGATCAAAACTATGAGCGTTTTAATAAAAGTGCTGTTCGTTTAGCAATGCCTGAAGTTCCGCAAGACGTTTTTATTGATGGTTTAAAGAAATTACTTCAAATAGAAAAAGACTGGGTAAAACGTGGTAATGGAAAATCGTTATACATTCGCCCTTTTATGATTGCAACAAGCTCTGGAGTGATTGCATCGCCCTCTTTAAATTACAGATTCTGTATTATTTTATCGCCAGCAAAATCTTATTACTCTGGTGAAGTAAAAGTGGTAATTGCAGATCATTACAGTAGAGCCGCAAACGGAGGAATTGGTGCAGCTAAAGCAGCTGGAAACTATTCGGCGCAATTTTACCCAACAAAATTAGCTAACGAAAAAGGATTCCAACAAATTATTTGGACGGACGATGCTACGCATACAAAACTAGAAGAAGCAGGAACTATGAATGTTTTCT from Flavobacterium haoranii encodes:
- a CDS encoding branched-chain amino acid aminotransferase; amino-acid sequence: MENKTLSDIKINLVEHSKINDIDFENLSFGNVFTDHMLVCDYTNGEWNTPEIKAYAPFTIEPSARVFHYGQAIFEGMKAYKDEQDDVWLFRPDQNYERFNKSAVRLAMPEVPQDVFIDGLKKLLQIEKDWVKRGNGKSLYIRPFMIATSSGVIASPSLNYRFCIILSPAKSYYSGEVKVVIADHYSRAANGGIGAAKAAGNYSAQFYPTKLANEKGFQQIIWTDDATHTKLEEAGTMNVFFRINDTLYTAPTSERILDGVTRKSLIELAKRENINVEVKSVLVEELIAAAKDGSLKEIFGAGTAAVVNPIAGFGYKDEYFELPKLEKSFALHLKEKLTNIQTKVEPDTFGWTVKI